One Oryza glaberrima chromosome 10, OglaRS2, whole genome shotgun sequence DNA segment encodes these proteins:
- the LOC127752581 gene encoding probable protein S-acyltransferase 22 → MRRHGWQLPYHPLQVVAIAVFLALGFAFYVFFVPFVGRSELQYVLMGLYTPLITCVVTLYIWCAATNPGDPGIFKAKKHPKLGKDGKQIQEISEHESCQGGKSFSDGCSIVNNSERLSNMFEGNDSSSRPGLHGVLCLICNPFFCLWKRFFHSDDQSSEQHMSEEGMFFCSLCEVEVLQHSKHCRVCDKCVDGFDHHCRWLNNCIGKRNYKRFFILMASAVLLLIMQWLVGILVLILCLLKRGEFSGQIISKLGSSFSTAAFVIVVMTCTLLAMLATIPLAQLFCFHVLLIKKGISTYDYIVALREQEEQQEVTEHQSPQMSIISSVTGFSTTSSFAPLQRGSWCTPPRLFLEDQHVIPPEMPQNSSKKAKHADVTKRKPAGPVKISPWTLARLNAEEVSKAAAEAKKKSKVLQPITRHKDPKHDKRRPNKRGQFLPELSVDHTTRTSDSCTDSNCSDMDMETCGSLAPLQHEARSVFQPSITSSIRNLTSSPQSSLDSPDLHPFRVSMSGADELRSFMSLAASESTAPKSIALSRSTSGGYEASGGEESDRIPSKIVHRSSNWANAILNSGRREMAADLNLPTSERFLTNTRFS, encoded by the exons ATGAGGAGGCATGGGTGGCAGCTACCTTACCACCCTCTTCAG GTGGTGGCGATAGCGGTTTTTCTGGCACTGGGTTTTGCGTTCTATGTGTTCTTTGTGCCATTTGTGGGGAGGAGTGAGCTCCAGTATGTGCTCATGGGTCTCTACACTCCACTG ATTACTTGTGTTGTCACATTATACATATGGTGTGCAGCAACTAATCCTGGTGATCCAGGCATTTTTAAAGCAAAGAAACATCCAAAATTAGGCAAGGATGGAAAGCAAATACAAGAAATTTCAGAGCACGAATCATGCCAGGGAGGAAAGTCGTTCAGCGATGGCTGTAGCATTGTTAATAACAGTGAGAGATTAAGCAATATGTTTGAAGGGAATGATTCATCTTCTCGGCCTGGGTTACATGGAGTTCTTTGCTTGATATGCAACCCATTCTTCTGCTTATGGAAAAGATTCTTTCACTCAGATGACCAATCTTCGGAACAGCACATGAGCGAAGAAGGCATGTTCTTTTGCAGCTTATGTGAAGTAGAG GTGTTGCAGCATAGTAAGCATTGTAGAGTTTGTGACAAGTGTGTTGATGGTTTTGATCACCACTGCAGG TGGCTCAATAATTGCATaggaaaaagaaactacaaaaGATTCTTCATTCTAATGGCTTCAGCTGTTCTCTTG CTTATAATGCAGTGGTTAGTGGGCATTCTTGTGCTGATACTCTGTTTACTGAAGCGAGGGGAGTTCTCCGGACAGATCATCTCAAAGCTAGGAAGTAGCTTCTCAACAGCTGCTTTTGTAATTGTTGTG ATGACATGTACTTTACTAGCAATGCTTGCAACAATACCCCTTGCCCAACTTTTCTGCTTCCATGTTCTGCTTATTAAGAAA GGCATAAGTACGTATGATTATATTGTAGCTTTGAGAGAACAAGAAGAGCAGCAAGAGGTTACTGAGCATCAAAGCCCGCAGATGTCTATTATTAGCTCTGTGACAGGGTTTAGCACAACTAGCTCATTTGCTCCTCTTCAACGTGGGTCATGGTGTACTCCGCCACGTCTATTCCTTGAAGATCAG CATGTCATTCCCCCAGAAATGCCACAGAACTCAAGCAAGAAGGCAAAGCATGCTGATGTAACCAAACGAAAACCAGCAGGACCTGTGAAAATCAGTCCCTGGACACTAGCTCGCCTTAACGCGGAGGAAGTTTCGAAGGCAGCTGCGGAGGCGAAAAAGAAGTCCAAAGTTCTTCAGCCAATCACGAGACATAAAGATCCTAAACATGACAAGAGGCGACCCAACAAGAGAGGGCAGTTTCTACCTGAACTTTCCGTCGATCACACTACGAGGACATCTGATAGCTGCACCGACAGCAACTGCAGCGACATGGACATGGAAACATGTGGCAGTTTAGCCCCACTGCAACATGAAGCGAGGAGCGTTTTCCAACCAAGCATCACATCGTCGATCAGAAACCTCACTTCATCACCTCAGAGCAGCCTGGACTCACCTGATCTTCACCCATTCCGTGTTTCAATGTCAGGAGCAGACGAACTCCGCAGTTTCATGTCACTCGCAGCATCAGAATCCACTGCTCCAAAAAGCATTGCACTTTCAAGGTCGACGAGTGGTGGGTACGAGGCCTCGGGAGGTGAGGAAAGTGATCGCATCCCGTCAAAGATCGTGCACCGGTCGTCCAATTGGGCCAATGCCATCCTCAATTCCGGTAGGCGAGAAATGGCAGCCGATCTGAACTTGCCAACATCTGAAAGATTTCTTACAAACACCAGGTTTAGCTAG
- the LOC127752582 gene encoding vesicle transport protein GOT1-like — MFLTEVVLVSKMVSFEMNDLQKIGIGLTGFGVFFSFLGIIFFFDKGLLAMGNILFLSGLGLTIGLKSTLQFFTKPKNYKGTISFGAGLLLVLIGWPFFGMLLEAYGFIVLFSGFWPTLVVFLQKIPFIGWIFQQPFVASYLGSYRGKRVPVLGLTPSSDTAIRGLHGNLNWFCNAPSTFLPFSTFSITKSLQMYMNQGLFFFVN, encoded by the exons ATGTTCCTAACAGAAGTTGTCCTTGTCAGCAAGATGGTTTCCTTTGAGATGAATGACCTTCAAA AGATTGGGATAGGGCTGACAGGCTTTGGAGTATTCTTCTCATTTCTGGGGATCATTTTCTTCTTTGACAAGGGGCTACTTGCAATGGGCAAT ATTCTCTTCCTGTCAGGCTTAGGTTTGACTATTGGATTGAAATCGACTCTGCAATTCTTCACTAAGCCCAAGAACTATAAG GGTACTATCTCATTTGGTGCTGGCCTTTTGCTTGTTCTAATTGGATGGCCCTTTTTTGGCATGCTATTAGAGGCATATGGTTTTATTGTACTTTTCAG TGGATTCTGGCCAACTCTTGTGGTTTTCTTGCAAAAGATTCCTTTCATTGGTTGGATATTTCAGCAGCCATTTGTTGCATCG TACCTTGGAAGCTATCGAGGAAAAAGAGTTCCAGTGTTAGGTCTTACCCCAAGTAGTGACACAGCAATTCGAGGTTTACATGGCAACCTCAATTGGTTTTGTAACGCGCCTTCCACATTTCTGCCCTTCTCTACCTTTTCAATCACCAAATCTTTACAAATGTACATGAATcagggtctttttttttttgtaaattga